One Pygocentrus nattereri isolate fPygNat1 chromosome 23, fPygNat1.pri, whole genome shotgun sequence genomic window carries:
- the si:ch211-284e13.9 gene encoding uncharacterized protein si:ch211-284e13.9, with translation MSDSASLPKCPVCHKTDVKKLDGQCILCRRCSETMRRVYRFCGACLREWSNGCPVDSACNLPDCALRAALLSTKRINDPNCSVYRCPYFRACPTCRALLTHTGQGCPNIVCPHCHMGFCFRCLRQNCYGEDDSDSDFELQDPRIEQCTIVKNSSCLAALKL, from the exons ATGAGTGATTCTGCCTCTCTGCCAAAG TGTCCAGTGTGCCATAAAACAGACGTGAAAAAGCTGGATGGGCAGTGCATCTTGTGCCGGCGATGTTCTGAAACGATGCGCCGTGTATACCGGTTCTGTGGGGCCTGTCTGAGAGAGTGGTCGAACGGCTGTCCAGTGGACTCTGCCTGCAACCTGCCCGATTGTGCTCTCCGCGCTGCCCTGCTCTCTACCAAACGCATCAATGACCCCAACTGCTCAGTATATAGATGTCCTTATTTCAGGGCCTGTCCCACCTGTAGGGCTCTGCTCACACATACTGGACAAGGCTGCCCCAACATCGTCTGCCCTCACTGCCACATGGGTTTCTGCTTCCGCTGCCTCCGTCAGAATTGCTATGGCGAAGACGATTCAGATTCAGACTTTGAATTGCAAGACCCCAGAATTGAGCAATGCACTATAGTGAAAAACAGCAGTTGTCTTGCTGCACTTAAATTGTAA